One genomic segment of Methylocystis sp. SC2 includes these proteins:
- a CDS encoding TonB-dependent siderophore receptor — translation MLPAFLSRGVSAGALTLALSSLAHAQQSLPTIDVGGQRRPTPTPRGAPAPGPGSSNADAAAVRTRFATEPKTPTQGYVVREASTATKVDIPIRELPVSIQVIPKQVLKDQNITQVQDALENVSGVTSNSNDDAGYNFNIRGFQSLNIYRNNLRTEAFAFDTANIERIEVLKGPASVLYGRAEPGGLINLITKEPLAQPRYVIEQQVGNYNWYRTQWDVSAPVQQAEGLAYRVTGAYQNWGSFRNFRNGSQKFFIAPVVSYRPTEWTDFTADAQFQTQSTAAEVGLPPIGPNLPDIPLNVSLNEPNEPKTRSNQLYVGYRFRQNLNEDWKVTNRFLYSQLRSPANSVLTVACQPFFCIDPTTFQFQRQAAAQSLNNYSFSTNIDIEGKFQALGGNHIFLTGLDYYSGNSSYYAATSYDGFSPANVPFNLVPLNPFAPVYGLVPSSFYQAGVAGSGYKFHLSSVTQQKAFYVQDYVTWFDRLHVLAGVRYDVADQTNGSVFTCCSGDPAFDYSATKEEAIRNRLDARTAIDRAWTPRAGVVFDILPQLNVYGSYSRSFGLNNGLGTNREPLPPQRGQQWEVGLKAEPLPGLTATLAFYQITRSGVPVPTLSSGFGLSVISGLQRSRGVELDVTGAITDRLAIIANYSHIDAKVISDDVVNRLNPFGLLDPAIYGPPSGLLGNHRDNVPRHLGKVFLTYDFGENGLGFRVGGGVTGQSHAWGDIQNTFILPGWARFDAFGSYATLLDGHKLTAQVNLKNINNARYFTGPDNFFNNFTLPVSAFPAKPFTVVGSLRLEW, via the coding sequence ATGTTGCCCGCCTTCCTTTCGCGCGGCGTGTCCGCCGGCGCTCTGACGCTCGCCCTCTCTTCCTTGGCTCACGCGCAGCAATCGCTGCCGACGATCGACGTCGGCGGCCAGCGGCGCCCGACGCCGACGCCCCGCGGCGCTCCTGCGCCGGGTCCGGGATCGTCGAACGCCGACGCCGCCGCGGTCCGAACACGTTTCGCAACCGAGCCCAAGACGCCGACGCAAGGCTATGTCGTTCGCGAGGCGTCGACCGCGACCAAGGTGGACATCCCGATTCGAGAGCTGCCTGTCTCGATTCAGGTGATTCCGAAACAGGTTTTGAAAGATCAAAACATCACGCAGGTTCAAGACGCGCTCGAAAACGTGTCGGGCGTGACGTCGAACAGCAATGACGACGCCGGCTATAACTTCAACATCCGCGGTTTCCAGAGCCTGAATATTTATCGCAACAATTTGCGCACGGAGGCATTTGCCTTCGATACGGCGAATATTGAGCGAATCGAGGTATTGAAAGGACCTGCGTCAGTGCTTTACGGCCGCGCGGAGCCCGGCGGCCTGATCAATCTCATCACCAAAGAGCCTTTGGCCCAGCCGCGCTACGTCATCGAGCAGCAGGTCGGCAATTACAACTGGTACCGCACCCAATGGGATGTGTCCGCCCCGGTCCAGCAAGCGGAAGGGCTTGCGTATCGCGTCACCGGCGCCTACCAGAACTGGGGCTCGTTCCGCAACTTTCGGAACGGTTCACAGAAATTCTTCATCGCGCCGGTCGTGAGCTACCGGCCGACAGAGTGGACGGACTTCACCGCCGACGCACAATTTCAAACACAAAGCACCGCTGCGGAAGTCGGTTTACCCCCGATCGGTCCCAATCTGCCGGACATTCCGCTCAATGTTTCGCTCAATGAGCCCAATGAGCCGAAGACCCGAAGCAATCAACTCTACGTCGGCTATCGTTTCCGTCAAAATCTGAACGAAGACTGGAAGGTGACGAATCGCTTTCTCTATTCGCAGTTGAGATCGCCCGCCAACTCGGTCCTGACGGTCGCTTGCCAACCATTTTTCTGCATCGATCCGACGACGTTCCAATTTCAACGACAGGCCGCGGCTCAGTCGCTCAATAACTATTCGTTCTCGACCAACATCGACATCGAGGGCAAATTCCAGGCGCTTGGCGGAAATCACATTTTCCTGACGGGTCTCGACTATTACAGTGGGAATTCCAGCTACTACGCGGCGACGTCATACGACGGTTTCTCGCCGGCGAACGTTCCGTTCAACCTCGTTCCGCTCAATCCTTTCGCGCCCGTCTATGGGCTCGTGCCGTCATCCTTCTATCAGGCGGGAGTCGCGGGTTCGGGATACAAATTTCATTTGTCGTCGGTCACGCAACAGAAGGCCTTCTATGTTCAGGACTATGTGACCTGGTTCGATCGCCTGCATGTTTTGGCGGGCGTCAGATATGACGTCGCCGATCAGACGAATGGCAGCGTCTTCACCTGTTGCTCCGGCGATCCGGCTTTCGATTACAGCGCGACGAAGGAAGAGGCGATACGGAATCGTCTCGACGCACGGACGGCGATCGACAGAGCGTGGACTCCTAGAGCCGGCGTCGTCTTCGACATTCTCCCTCAGTTGAACGTCTATGGCAGCTACTCCAGGTCTTTTGGGCTGAACAACGGGCTGGGCACGAACCGCGAGCCCTTGCCGCCGCAACGTGGCCAGCAGTGGGAAGTCGGCCTGAAGGCCGAGCCGCTGCCGGGATTGACCGCGACGCTCGCCTTTTATCAGATCACGCGCTCAGGCGTGCCCGTGCCGACCCTTTCCTCGGGCTTTGGCCTCTCTGTTATTTCAGGCCTGCAACGCAGCCGCGGCGTCGAACTTGACGTTACGGGGGCCATTACCGACCGGCTGGCCATTATCGCGAACTATTCGCATATCGACGCCAAAGTGATTTCCGACGATGTCGTGAACCGACTCAATCCATTTGGGCTGTTGGATCCGGCGATCTATGGTCCGCCGAGCGGCCTGCTCGGCAACCATCGCGATAACGTGCCGCGTCATTTGGGCAAAGTGTTTCTCACCTACGACTTTGGCGAGAACGGGCTGGGTTTTCGCGTCGGCGGCGGCGTCACGGGACAATCGCACGCCTGGGGCGACATCCAGAATACGTTCATCCTTCCCGGCTGGGCGCGTTTCGACGCCTTTGGCAGCTATGCGACGCTGCTCGACGGACACAAGCTGACCGCGCAGGTCAATCTGAAGAACATCAACAACGCCCGCTACTTCACCGGGCCCGACAACTTCTTCAACAACTTCACGCTGCCCGTCAGCGCCTTCCCGGCGAAGCCGTTCACCGTGGTGGGTTCGCTGCGATTGGAGTGGTGA
- a CDS encoding response regulator transcription factor → MRILLVEDQASLARQVAEKIQRSGYDVDQVETIEEALRALDSCAYSLALLDRRLPDGDGVALVSRIRKLQPATRILMLTALDAIDDRIEGLEAGADDYLTKPFNLDEMIARIRANLRKHGASLAPPVAIGAMSFDLERSEAFVKDRPLLLSRRELILLATLVRRANCVVSREALNAELYGFGEEVQDHALTSLVSRLRTRLAASDARVEIYSARALGYILREMKENEGDA, encoded by the coding sequence ATGCGAATTCTCTTGGTGGAAGACCAAGCCAGCTTGGCGCGCCAGGTTGCTGAGAAGATCCAGCGCTCGGGTTACGACGTCGATCAGGTCGAGACGATCGAAGAGGCGCTGCGCGCGCTCGACAGCTGCGCCTATTCGCTCGCTCTGCTCGACCGGCGGTTGCCGGACGGCGACGGCGTGGCGCTCGTATCCCGGATTCGCAAGCTGCAGCCTGCGACGCGGATTCTGATGCTCACGGCGCTCGACGCCATCGACGATCGAATCGAAGGGCTGGAGGCCGGCGCCGACGACTATCTGACGAAGCCGTTCAATCTCGACGAAATGATCGCGCGGATCCGCGCGAATCTGCGCAAGCACGGCGCGAGCCTGGCGCCGCCGGTCGCGATCGGCGCCATGTCCTTCGATCTCGAGCGAAGCGAGGCGTTTGTCAAAGATCGTCCCTTGCTGCTGTCGCGTCGCGAACTGATCCTGCTCGCGACTCTCGTGCGGCGCGCGAATTGCGTCGTCTCGCGCGAGGCGTTGAACGCCGAGCTCTATGGATTTGGCGAGGAGGTTCAGGATCACGCGCTGACCTCGCTCGTGTCCCGCCTGCGCACGCGACTGGCGGCGTCCGACGCGCGAGTCGAAATCTATTCAGCGCGCGCGCTGGGCTATATCCTAAGGGAGATGAAGGAGAATGAGGGCGACGCGTGA
- a CDS encoding sensor histidine kinase KdpD, producing the protein MTRGSSLARRTVGYLMLAQISAFVLAWAITLGLGLSGVERFTQSWDELAAFRTAELVIDSLKPDETGDVHIVPTPQLESELKRLPRFKYAAFDFRTKLPVDGSSPELVATLKDVVAVSPTHSHFVLPGDPDTPTLGFMGPYRTPYGRFQIASYRAKFRWDDIFLSMREDLLSVAAYLVAAALLSGATAWLAVRQGLTPLRSAAAEVAQIDMNSLNKRLLSDDVPVEVAPFVDAVNEALKRLDAWAARQRRFTANAAHELRTPLAIMRARLENAKASSLKSELLGDASQLRSIVEEMLVAARLTEGQAPLDQHVDLSVAARRVVSDLLPLAIERDRFIDFDCVANAEARGNQRAIECVLTNLVDNALRAEPPKGSVVVNIDGDRVVAVVDHGEGIAAADREMIFEPFWRKSEASPGTGLGLAIAREIVDAHGGRIWVEETLGGGATFKLWFPAAASETHANPNEEHSSSRTNAPS; encoded by the coding sequence GTGACGCGGGGCTCGTCGCTCGCGCGCCGGACGGTCGGCTACCTCATGCTCGCGCAGATTTCCGCCTTCGTTCTCGCCTGGGCGATCACGCTCGGTCTCGGCCTCTCCGGCGTTGAAAGATTTACCCAGTCATGGGACGAACTCGCCGCCTTCCGCACCGCCGAACTCGTGATTGATTCGCTCAAACCTGACGAAACCGGCGACGTCCATATCGTTCCTACGCCCCAACTTGAATCCGAGCTGAAGCGACTCCCGAGATTTAAATACGCGGCCTTTGACTTCAGGACGAAGCTGCCTGTCGACGGCTCCTCGCCGGAGCTCGTCGCGACGCTAAAGGATGTGGTCGCGGTGAGTCCGACGCATTCGCATTTCGTGTTGCCGGGCGATCCCGATACGCCGACGCTGGGTTTCATGGGTCCGTATCGGACGCCCTATGGAAGGTTTCAGATCGCGAGCTATCGGGCGAAATTCCGGTGGGACGACATTTTCCTTTCGATGCGCGAAGATCTTCTGAGCGTCGCGGCCTATCTCGTCGCGGCCGCTTTGCTCTCCGGCGCGACCGCATGGCTCGCGGTCCGACAGGGGTTGACCCCCTTGCGCAGCGCCGCCGCCGAAGTGGCGCAAATCGACATGAACTCATTGAACAAGCGATTGCTCTCGGACGACGTTCCGGTTGAAGTGGCGCCTTTCGTCGACGCGGTGAACGAAGCGCTCAAGAGACTCGACGCCTGGGCGGCGCGTCAGCGCCGGTTCACGGCCAACGCCGCGCATGAACTGCGCACGCCGCTGGCGATCATGCGGGCGCGACTGGAGAATGCGAAAGCCTCGTCGCTCAAGAGCGAATTGCTCGGCGACGCAAGCCAGCTGCGCTCGATCGTCGAAGAAATGTTGGTTGCGGCGAGATTGACCGAGGGTCAGGCGCCGCTTGACCAGCACGTAGATCTCTCCGTCGCCGCCCGCCGGGTCGTCTCGGATCTATTGCCTCTCGCGATCGAGCGCGACCGCTTCATCGATTTCGACTGCGTCGCGAACGCAGAAGCGCGCGGCAATCAGCGCGCGATCGAATGCGTCCTGACCAATCTCGTCGACAACGCCCTGCGCGCCGAGCCGCCCAAGGGATCGGTCGTCGTTAACATCGACGGCGATAGAGTCGTCGCGGTCGTCGATCACGGCGAAGGGATCGCCGCCGCCGACCGCGAGATGATCTTCGAGCCCTTCTGGCGAAAGAGCGAAGCCAGCCCCGGCACCGGCCTGGGACTCGCCATCGCCAGGGAGATCGTGGACGCGCACGGCGGCCGTATTTGGGTCGAAGAGACGCTCGGCGGCGGCGCGACGTTCAAATTATGGTTTCCTGCCGCGGCGTCGGAGACGCACGCCAATCCGAACGAGGAGCATTCTTCTTCGCGCACGAACGCTCCATCTTAA
- a CDS encoding alpha-amylase has protein sequence MKRAQPQLMRRQAPRRGASLIVVAAALIAADANAAPRKNAPSEAAAIRLQAPPPPLAPVAPPPPPPAPMGVFGADMPAAGKLIFSITPVFANLSGIKMGTRTVSNEYIVTTVPFFLNPRQTVRIIPQNIAVATQIAGLSYGVTKDFAVVLTAGMIEKNLNALTFKGASGILPLGRSLPGTTSLADVTLSGVYRIYQDEVHRIQLSLGVSFPAGSYTATFKDFLLPDGTRRNIRGFYGMQPGTGTFDIFPGIVYAGYLGPWSWGLGYRGRFPLAANSLGYSWEYLLEYRLRFPLGPNPTGGYRWGDLHEFNAWGGYTWTPGLTTTFRVSGSTQGPIRGFDPEIRGPAVPANPAFYGGQRVELFGGATISGKFIGYENATVAVEAGLPVYQNLNGPQIMKNWQAGMSLRFKI, from the coding sequence ATGAAGAGAGCACAGCCGCAATTGATGCGCCGACAGGCGCCACGGCGCGGCGCAAGTTTGATCGTCGTGGCGGCCGCGCTCATTGCGGCCGACGCGAACGCCGCGCCCCGCAAGAATGCGCCGTCCGAGGCGGCGGCGATACGACTTCAAGCGCCGCCGCCGCCCCTCGCGCCGGTCGCGCCGCCTCCGCCGCCGCCGGCGCCCATGGGAGTGTTCGGCGCCGATATGCCGGCCGCCGGGAAACTCATTTTTTCCATCACGCCCGTCTTCGCCAATCTGTCGGGCATCAAAATGGGAACGCGCACGGTCTCGAACGAATATATCGTCACGACGGTGCCGTTCTTTCTCAATCCAAGGCAGACCGTGCGCATCATTCCGCAAAACATCGCGGTCGCGACGCAAATTGCCGGCCTGAGCTATGGCGTCACGAAAGATTTCGCGGTGGTTCTCACGGCCGGCATGATCGAGAAAAATCTCAACGCGCTAACCTTCAAGGGCGCGTCGGGCATTCTGCCGCTCGGCAGGAGTTTGCCGGGAACGACGAGCCTTGCCGACGTCACTTTGTCGGGCGTCTATCGCATCTATCAGGACGAGGTCCACCGCATCCAGCTCTCGCTTGGCGTCTCCTTCCCCGCCGGCAGCTACACGGCCACCTTCAAGGACTTTCTGCTGCCGGACGGAACCCGCCGCAACATCCGAGGATTCTATGGCATGCAGCCCGGCACGGGCACGTTCGATATTTTCCCGGGCATCGTCTACGCCGGCTATCTGGGACCGTGGTCGTGGGGCCTCGGCTATCGCGGGCGCTTCCCTCTGGCCGCAAATTCGCTGGGCTATTCCTGGGAATATCTGCTCGAATATCGCCTGCGCTTCCCGCTCGGCCCCAATCCCACCGGGGGCTACCGCTGGGGCGATCTGCATGAATTCAACGCCTGGGGCGGCTACACCTGGACGCCCGGACTCACCACCACCTTCCGCGTGAGCGGTTCGACGCAGGGCCCGATTCGCGGCTTTGATCCGGAAATCCGCGGCCCGGCCGTGCCCGCCAACCCGGCCTTCTATGGCGGACAGCGGGTCGAACTCTTCGGCGGCGCGACGATCAGCGGCAAATTTATCGGCTATGAGAATGCGACGGTCGCGGTCGAGGCCGGGTTGCCTGTTTATCAGAATCTCAACGGTCCGCAGATCATGAAGAACTGGCAGGCGGGCATGTCGTTGCGGTTCAAGATATAA
- a CDS encoding ANTAR domain-containing response regulator, producing MKIVIVDESPIRSLILEEGLRDAGFTQVERISEMHNLLKHIYASDPDVILIDLENPSRDTLEQMFQVSRAVRRPIAMFVDQSDTASIQASVDAGVSAYIVDGLKKERIKSILDLCVSRFNAFSKLQDDLEQAKSDLEERKTIERAKGILMKAKKLSEEDAYKLMRGAAMRENKKIIEIARSVITAAEMFK from the coding sequence TTGAAGATCGTCATCGTCGACGAAAGCCCCATTCGCTCGCTGATCCTGGAGGAGGGGCTGCGTGACGCCGGCTTCACGCAGGTCGAGCGCATCAGCGAGATGCACAATCTGCTGAAGCACATCTACGCCAGCGACCCTGACGTGATCCTGATCGATCTGGAAAATCCTTCGCGCGATACGCTTGAACAAATGTTTCAGGTCAGTCGCGCCGTGCGTCGGCCGATCGCCATGTTTGTCGATCAGAGCGATACGGCGTCCATTCAAGCCTCGGTCGACGCTGGCGTCTCGGCCTATATCGTCGACGGGTTGAAAAAGGAGCGCATCAAATCGATCCTCGATCTGTGCGTGTCGCGATTCAACGCCTTCTCGAAGCTTCAGGATGATCTCGAACAGGCCAAATCCGATCTCGAGGAGCGCAAGACGATCGAACGCGCCAAAGGCATATTGATGAAGGCGAAGAAGCTTTCCGAAGAAGACGCCTACAAATTGATGCGCGGCGCCGCCATGCGCGAAAATAAAAAAATCATCGAAATTGCACGCTCGGTCATCACTGCGGCGGAGATGTTTAAATGA
- a CDS encoding CmpA/NrtA family ABC transporter substrate-binding protein: MTGEAHVKIGFIPLVDAAALLIAAHKGFAKAEGLDIELIREASWANIRDKLAIGRFDAAHLLAPMAVASTLGLGHVRVPLVAPMNLAMNGNAIAVSTALYAELAAQGEVAHPAQTARALAKLVARRRSEGREPLTFGMTFPFSMHNYQLRYWMAEGGVDPDEDLRLIVLPPPYMVENLARGQLDGFCVGAPWSSVAVDAGVGVILHFGCEIFACAPEKVLALRESFADDDHHLVAALIRAIDRGAAFVDEPQNLGEVSHILSRPEYVGVDAEIIRRVLTGNLRVKAREERSDANYLIIGRDGAMRPDPRQAEWIYAQMLRWGQTRHAPEMADRAKSVLRPDLFDAAIDCAHIQREIGAFAGPAFGDRSYADYLAEFDIGQRL; the protein is encoded by the coding sequence ATGACCGGCGAAGCGCATGTGAAAATCGGCTTCATTCCGCTCGTCGACGCCGCTGCGCTGTTGATTGCCGCGCATAAGGGATTCGCCAAGGCGGAAGGTCTCGACATCGAACTGATCCGCGAAGCGTCTTGGGCGAATATTAGAGACAAGCTCGCCATTGGCCGCTTCGATGCGGCGCATCTTCTGGCGCCCATGGCGGTCGCGTCCACGCTCGGACTGGGCCATGTGCGAGTTCCGCTTGTCGCGCCGATGAATCTCGCGATGAACGGCAATGCGATCGCGGTGTCCACAGCGCTCTATGCCGAACTCGCCGCGCAAGGCGAGGTCGCGCATCCGGCGCAAACCGCGCGTGCGCTCGCCAAGCTCGTCGCGCGGCGAAGGTCCGAGGGACGCGAGCCTTTGACCTTCGGCATGACCTTTCCTTTTTCCATGCACAATTATCAGCTGCGCTACTGGATGGCGGAAGGCGGCGTCGATCCGGATGAAGACCTGCGCCTGATCGTTCTGCCGCCGCCCTACATGGTGGAAAATCTCGCGCGCGGCCAGCTCGACGGCTTTTGCGTCGGCGCGCCCTGGAGTTCTGTCGCGGTCGACGCCGGCGTTGGCGTCATTCTGCATTTCGGCTGCGAGATTTTCGCCTGCGCGCCCGAGAAAGTCCTAGCGCTGCGCGAAAGCTTCGCCGACGATGACCATCATCTCGTCGCCGCGCTGATCCGCGCGATCGATAGGGGCGCCGCCTTCGTCGACGAGCCGCAAAACCTAGGCGAGGTTTCGCACATTCTCTCGCGCCCGGAATATGTCGGCGTCGACGCCGAGATCATCCGCCGCGTGCTCACCGGCAATTTGCGCGTCAAGGCGCGCGAGGAGCGAAGCGACGCCAATTATCTCATCATCGGAAGAGACGGCGCCATGCGGCCGGATCCGCGGCAAGCCGAATGGATCTATGCGCAAATGCTGCGCTGGGGGCAGACGCGCCATGCGCCAGAGATGGCCGATCGCGCGAAGAGCGTCCTGCGCCCGGACCTTTTCGACGCCGCCATCGATTGCGCGCACATTCAGCGCGAAATCGGAGCCTTTGCGGGACCCGCTTTCGGCGACAGAAGTTACGCGGACTATCTCGCCGAATTCGATATCGGACAGCGCCTGTGA
- a CDS encoding NAD(P)/FAD-dependent oxidoreductase: MTGLQDCRSREKLVVVGAGMAATRFVEELTKRAPDRYDILVIGDEPRLAYNRVLLSSVLAGELSVDDIELKPRQWWRAAGVELLSGCKVVNIGAAARRLLLDNGRSVDYSKLVLATGSRAVRLPIGGADLPGVHVFRDVEDVDALSRLEGESARALVIGGGLLGLEAAYGLAKRGVDVTLAHVMDRLMERQLDAAGADILRRLVEEKGVRVLLNANATRISGSGRVENVEFADGRTVPADAVVFAVGIHANADLARQAGLDVGRGVIVDDGLETSESGVFAIGECADHRGVCYGLVEPAYEQGRVLAMRLAGEDASYGGSVVSTNLKVSGVRVFSAGDYLGEVDARRIVCKDPRMGIYRKLVMRDDRLVGAILIGDTRGAADILDLIRSGADVSSMCDELMFGAPMQEAA, encoded by the coding sequence ATGACTGGATTGCAGGATTGCAGAAGTCGCGAGAAGCTTGTCGTCGTCGGCGCCGGCATGGCGGCGACGCGTTTCGTCGAGGAGCTGACGAAGCGGGCGCCGGATCGATACGACATTCTCGTGATCGGCGATGAACCGCGGCTTGCCTATAATCGCGTGCTGCTGTCTTCGGTGCTGGCCGGGGAATTGTCGGTCGACGACATCGAGCTTAAGCCCCGGCAATGGTGGCGCGCCGCCGGCGTTGAGCTCCTGAGCGGCTGCAAGGTCGTCAACATCGGCGCCGCCGCGCGGCGTCTTCTTCTCGATAATGGCCGGAGCGTCGACTATTCGAAGCTCGTGCTCGCCACCGGTTCGCGCGCAGTAAGGCTGCCGATCGGGGGCGCCGATCTTCCGGGCGTTCACGTGTTTCGCGACGTGGAGGACGTCGATGCGCTGTCGCGGCTGGAAGGCGAAAGCGCGCGCGCGCTCGTCATCGGCGGCGGCCTTCTTGGGCTTGAAGCGGCCTATGGCCTCGCTAAACGCGGCGTCGACGTGACGCTGGCCCATGTCATGGATCGGTTGATGGAGCGCCAACTCGATGCGGCCGGCGCCGACATCCTGCGCCGCCTCGTCGAAGAGAAGGGCGTGCGCGTGCTGCTGAACGCCAATGCGACGCGCATCAGCGGTTCGGGCCGAGTGGAGAATGTCGAGTTCGCCGACGGCCGAACGGTTCCAGCCGACGCCGTGGTTTTCGCCGTTGGCATTCACGCCAACGCCGATCTTGCGCGACAGGCGGGTCTTGACGTCGGACGCGGCGTGATCGTCGACGACGGTCTTGAGACGAGCGAGTCAGGGGTCTTCGCCATCGGCGAATGCGCTGACCATCGCGGCGTCTGTTACGGGCTCGTCGAGCCGGCCTATGAGCAGGGGCGCGTTCTCGCCATGCGCCTCGCCGGTGAAGACGCGTCCTATGGCGGCAGCGTCGTCTCCACCAATTTGAAAGTCTCCGGCGTGCGTGTCTTTTCAGCCGGGGATTATCTCGGCGAGGTCGACGCGCGCCGCATCGTCTGCAAGGATCCGCGCATGGGGATTTATCGCAAGCTTGTCATGCGCGACGACAGGCTGGTGGGGGCGATCCTGATCGGGGATACGCGCGGCGCCGCCGACATCCTCGACCTCATTCGCTCCGGCGCGGACGTTTCATCTATGTGCGACGAATTGATGTTCGGCGCGCCGATGCAAGAGGCGGCCTGA
- a CDS encoding NirA family protein, with protein MSVDFTLDQKRYLEGFAAGFSARGGQKAPPAQGQPMGPDAAHLSAQDRVTAAGGKLNDQEKWKREEHPFDAWPRLVAQAKENAPPKPPDNFRWRYYGLFYVAPAQDAYMCRLRIPNGALNHWQFAGLADLAENYGGGYLHVTTRANIQIREIAPKNAANILEAIQDLGLWSKGSGADNIRNITGTPTAGVDPQELIDTRPYARAMHHHILNDRSLYGLPRKFNIAFDGAGLIGALEDTNDIGFQAVLVHDQHGVAPGVYFRLALGGITGHKDFARDTGVIVPPDEAVEVADKILRVFIEHGDRTNRAKARLKYVLDALGFDKFLAAVEEKLGRKLLRVDAAAIAVRPRQDRAAHIGAHRQKQAGFNWIGVVLPVGRFTPEQARGLAEIARQFGDGGLRLTVWQNVLITGVADARVAEAVAMIESLGLSTQASPIRAGLVACTGNSGCRFAAADTKRHAEEIAAYCDAAAPIDTPINIHLTGCHHSCAQHYIGDIGLIGARVPVNEEGDTVEGYHILVGGGFAEDAGIGSEFCQNVKAEEAPEMVAKILRAYRKNRANAHETFVGFARRHDIETLRRLANEESAA; from the coding sequence ATGTCCGTCGATTTCACGCTTGACCAGAAGCGCTATCTCGAAGGCTTCGCCGCCGGCTTCTCCGCGCGCGGCGGACAAAAAGCGCCGCCCGCGCAGGGGCAGCCGATGGGGCCCGACGCCGCGCATTTATCCGCGCAGGACCGCGTCACGGCTGCAGGCGGCAAGCTCAACGATCAGGAAAAATGGAAGCGCGAAGAGCATCCATTCGACGCCTGGCCGCGGCTTGTCGCTCAAGCGAAGGAGAACGCGCCGCCAAAGCCCCCCGACAATTTCCGCTGGCGCTACTATGGGCTCTTCTATGTCGCGCCGGCGCAGGACGCTTACATGTGCCGGCTGCGCATCCCCAATGGCGCGCTTAATCACTGGCAGTTCGCCGGCCTCGCTGATCTCGCGGAAAATTACGGCGGCGGCTATCTGCATGTAACGACGCGCGCCAATATCCAGATCCGCGAAATCGCGCCGAAGAACGCCGCCAATATTTTGGAGGCGATTCAGGATCTGGGACTGTGGAGCAAGGGTTCCGGCGCCGACAATATCCGCAACATCACCGGCACGCCGACCGCCGGCGTCGATCCGCAGGAGCTCATCGATACGCGCCCCTATGCGCGCGCCATGCATCATCACATCCTCAACGATCGCTCGCTCTATGGCCTGCCGCGCAAGTTCAACATCGCCTTCGACGGCGCTGGATTGATCGGCGCGCTGGAGGACACCAATGACATCGGCTTTCAGGCCGTTCTCGTGCACGACCAGCATGGCGTCGCGCCGGGCGTCTATTTCCGTCTCGCGCTCGGCGGCATAACGGGTCACAAGGATTTCGCGCGCGACACGGGCGTGATCGTTCCGCCGGATGAGGCGGTGGAGGTCGCCGACAAAATTCTGCGGGTCTTCATCGAGCATGGCGATCGCACTAACCGCGCCAAGGCGCGGCTCAAATATGTGCTCGACGCTTTGGGCTTCGACAAATTCCTCGCCGCCGTCGAAGAAAAGCTGGGCCGCAAGCTGCTTCGCGTCGACGCGGCGGCGATCGCCGTCCGTCCGCGTCAGGACCGCGCCGCGCATATCGGCGCGCATCGGCAGAAACAGGCGGGCTTCAATTGGATCGGCGTCGTTCTGCCGGTCGGTCGTTTCACCCCCGAGCAGGCGCGCGGTCTCGCCGAGATCGCGCGCCAATTCGGCGACGGCGGCCTGCGTCTCACGGTCTGGCAGAATGTGCTGATCACCGGCGTCGCCGACGCGCGCGTCGCGGAAGCTGTCGCGATGATCGAGTCGCTCGGGCTTTCGACGCAGGCCTCGCCGATTCGCGCGGGGCTCGTCGCCTGCACGGGAAATTCCGGCTGCCGCTTCGCCGCCGCCGACACCAAGCGGCATGCCGAAGAAATCGCCGCCTATTGCGACGCCGCGGCGCCGATCGACACGCCGATCAACATTCATCTCACCGGCTGTCATCATTCATGCGCGCAGCATTACATCGGCGACATCGGACTGATCGGCGCGCGCGTGCCGGTGAACGAGGAGGGCGACACGGTCGAAGGCTATCACATTCTGGTCGGCGGCGGCTTCGCGGAAGATGCCGGCATTGGCTCCGAGTTTTGTCAAAATGTGAAAGCGGAAGAGGCGCCGGAAATGGTGGCGAAAATTTTGCGCGCCTATCGAAAGAACCGGGCGAACGCGCACGAAACCTTTGTCGGCTTCGCGCGCCGTCATGACATCGAGACGCTGCGCCGTCTCGCCAATGAGGAGAGCGCGGCGTGA